In the Penaeus chinensis breed Huanghai No. 1 chromosome 31, ASM1920278v2, whole genome shotgun sequence genome, one interval contains:
- the LOC125041651 gene encoding uncharacterized protein LOC125041651: protein MAVVLYSSPPSSRASASRRSCGATGASVANTIIPSKCSIHHPQAVLLLECLEDYYCEKKLLTANLILCPFLVVYRTSEAVLVFWCFDFVNGEAHLPQRAAIFVHLFLRWPYALGVCRQSSAGRAMASGQRSQIVTW from the exons ATGGCGGTAGTGTTGTATAGTAGCCCTCCGAGCAGCCGTGCTAGTGCCTCGCGCCGGAGTTGTGGTGCCACCGGGGCCAGTGTTGCCAACACAATTATTCCGTCAAAGTGTTCTATCCATCATCCCCAAGCAGTGCTGCTA cTTGAATGTTTGGAGGATTATTATTGTGAAAAGAAACTATTAACTGCAAACCTGATATTATGCCCTTTTCTTGTGGTCTATAGAACTTCTGAGGCCGTGTTGGTCTTCTGGTGTTTTGATTTTGTAAATGGAGAGGCACACCTGCCACAAAGAGCTGCTATATTTGTGCACTTGTTTTTGAGATGGCCATACGCTCTCGGTGTGTGCAGGCAGTCCAGTGCAGGTAGAGCAATGGCCTCGGGGCAGCGTAGCCAGATCGTGACGTGGTGA